AGACCCACATCACCAGGGCCATCGCCAAGGTGGAGGTACGCGACCGCGTCCAGCTGGTCATCCTGGCCTACGAGAGCGGCCTGGTCCGGCCCGGCGGCTGAAGTCCCCCAGATTTCTCTGAACTTTGCTGGTGAAATCATCGTCATTTCCTACGGAAAACATCACCGACAGGGGGCAAAGTGAGAAAACTGCTGCTCATCACCGCCATTGCCGGACTAGGTGTCACCGTCATGGGATCGACCGCCGCGTCGGCCACCGCGCAGGCGCATCCGGGGGCTTATCTCACCAACCGTCACGGGGACGTGCTGGCCGAGGCCCAATTGTCCGGCCACAACAGAATCCTGGTCTGCGACCGCAGCACCGACCACCGGTACGCGATGGCCAAGGTGCGGTACCAGGGCCACACCTACCAGTACGTCAACTACTACAAGGACCAGGACTGCATCGAGCAGAAGACCGTCAGCATGCCGCACGGCACGATCGAGCTGTGGGCCTGCGTGAGCAAGCCGTACAAGGTGAAATTCGCCTACTGCGGGCCCAAGAAGACAATAGTCAGGCGGTAACGCCGATGGGCCGCCGGTTCATTCCGGCGGCCCGTTCTCTGCTTTTCCGATGAGCGGAGCCGTAATACTCGCTGCTTTTATCGCGGGAAGCGCCGGCGAATGACCCATTCGGCCACGGCGAGGTTGATGATCCAGGCCGCACCGAGCAACAGCGCCCGCGTCACCCCTTCGGGCGCGACGCCCGCGACCAGGATCCAGGGGAGCTGGGTCGCCGCCTGGGTGCCCGCCCCCATGCCGATCGCGTACCCGCGGATCATCCAGGCGCGGTGCCGGACGACGTCGCGCCGCAGGATCGCGGCGAAGCCGAGCACGATGCAGCCGGCCATGGCCGAGCCGAACACGAGCCGGAACCCGGTCAGGAGCCCCGCGTCGCCGGCAGGAAGATCGGCGAACACCGTCATCCACAGGCCGGAGAGCGCCGCGACCAGACCGGACGGCACCAGCACCCGCCCGGCCACCCGGTGCCACGCGGGCCTGCGGCGGCGGAACCCGGGCGCGAACTGGAAGGCCCCCAGGACGCCGTAGACGGTGACGCCGACGATGTGCAGTATCACGGGAACAGGTGCGGCGAAGAAGCGCGCGTTGTCCGGCGTGATGTCGGCGCCGATGGTCAGCTCGGTCATGCGGACGGCGCCCGCCGCTACCGGGACGAAGCTGAGGGCGAGGAGCCCGGCGGGAATGAGCCGGGCCGCCTTGGTGTCGGTCATGTCTCGATGGTGACGACGGCGGCGGCCCGGGACATCGGCGGAACGGCTCGCGCCGGTTCGGCCTTTCAGCCACCGGCGAGGTCGTACTTTCGGCCATGCCCCGCCGGACGCGCAGGTCAGAGCCCGAGATCGTCCAGTTCCTTCAGCAGCGCGGCCCTGGTGTCCTGCTGCGGGGCGGCCGGCGCCGGCCGGGGGCGCTTGCGGTCGCGGAACAGCCAGCCGCCCGCCACGCCGCCGACGAAGCCGAACACGTGAGCCTGCCAGCCGATGCCCTCCTGGGGCAGCAGCCCGGCGAACGTGTAGGCGAAGCACAGGGCCATGACCACGCCCACCACGATGTCGATCAGATGCCGGTCGAAGGCGCCGCGCACCAGGATGTAGCCGAAGTAGCCGAAGACCACGCCGCTCGCGCCCGCGCCGACGCTCTGCGGGCTGGCGGTGAACCATTCGCCGAGGCCGCTGACCACGATGATGAGCCCCGTGACGCTGAAGAACTTGGCGACGCCCCGATAGGCGGACAGGAAGCCGAAGATGAACAGCGGCCCCGAGTTGGCCTCGATGTGCTCCCAGCTCCAGTGCAGGAACGCCGACGGGACGATGTCGGGCAGCCGTGCCAGGTTCCATGGCTGGACGCCGTACTGGTAGCTGAGCGCGTAGCCCGACAGCCAGTTGGGGATCTGTACGATCCAGATGACGGCCAGGAACCCGACCATCACCCAGAACGCCTTGCGCGCCTCCGCGACCATGATCTCGGCGGTACGACCCTTGGCCTCCACCCGGTCCCTCCTCGGTCCCACGTACTGCACCGGGAACCAGTATCAGGACGGAAGGTCACGAATGCAGCAGCCTGACGATCAGGATGAGCGTGGGGGCGCCGGGCACGGACGGATCCCCTGGCACGACCCGCGCGCCCTGACCGCCGAACAGCGCGCGGTGTACGACGAGATAGCGTCAGGACCGCGTGCCGCGGGCCCGTTCCGGTTGACGGACCCGGAGGGCCGCTTGGAGGGCCCGTTCAACGCGATGCTCATCGCCCCGGGCGTCGGCGGGCCCCTGCAGCGGCTGGGCGCGGCGATCCGATACGCGACGGACCTGCCGGCCCGATGGCGCGAGATCGCGATCCTGGAGGTGGCCGTCGCGCGCCGCAGCGACTTCGAGTGGTACGCGCACGAGCGCGTGGGCCGCGACGCGGGCCTGACCGGCAAGGAGCTGGCCGCGCTGCGCTCGGGGGCGGACGCCGGGACGTTCGGCGAGGCCGAGCGCACCGTGCGCGCCGCCTGCCGGGCCCTCGTCCTGCACCGCGGCCTCGACGACGACCTCTACGCCCGTGCCGAGGCCGCCCTCGGCACGGCACGCCTGTACGAGCTGGTCGTCCTGGTCGGCTACTACGACACGCTGGCGCTGTCGCTGGCCGCGTTCCGCACGCCGCTGCCCCCGGGCGAGCCGCCGGTCTTCGACGAGGACGCCGGGCGGCACCCCCGCCCGTGACACGCTCGCCGGCACCGAGGCCCTCACGGCACGTGCGTGTACGACAAGCGGGTCGTCAGGCATGCTCCGCGCAGGCCACGTCCGCCGTGGAGGCGCGGACGATCAGCTCGGTGGCCAGCTCGACGTGGTGGGAGTCGATCTTCTCGCCGTCCGCCAGGCGCAGCGCCGTACGCAGCGCCACGCCGCCCATCTCGCGCAGCGGCTGGCGGACGGTGGTCAGCGGCGGCGAGGTCATCCGGGCGATCTGGGTGTCGTCGAAGCCCACGATGCTCAGGTCCTCGGGAACGCGCAGGCCCCGCGCCCTGGCGGCCTCCATGACGCCGAGCGCCACCTCGTCGCAGCCGGCGAAGATCGCGGTCGGCGGCTCCGGCAGGTCTAGCACGGCCGCGCCGTGGTCCATGCCGTCCTGGTAGCGGAAGCGGCCGAAGCGGGTGTAGCCGGGCGGCACCGGCACGCCCTCGGCCTCCATGGCGGCGCGGTAGCCGTGCAGCCGGGCCTGGTTGCAGGTCGCGGTGGCCGGGCCTCCGATGTAGGCGATGCGGCGGTGCCCGAGGGACAGCAGGTGCTGGGTGGCGGCCAGCCCGCCGGCGAAGTTGGTCGAGCCGATGCTGGTCACCTGGTCGTGCTGCAGGTTGAGCGGGTCGATCACGACCAGGGGCAGCTGGACGCGGGACAGGGCCCGCAGCTGCCTGTCGTTCAGCTGCTCGCACGTGACGGCGACCAGCGCCCGGCGCCCGGCGGCGACCAGGTCGCGGGCCCACGAGGCCGGGTGGTCGACCGTCTTCCTGACGCTGACGACGACCCCGACGCCCAGCTCGGCACCGGCCGAGACCACCCCCTGGACGATCTCCGTGGAGTAGGCGCTCAGGTCGCTGTCGAACTGCACCTCGACCGTGCACATCGCGACGGCCCCGTTGGCGCCCGGGCCCCGGCGCGGCGACGGCGCCATGTAGTCGTGCTCCCGCAGCAGCGACTCCACCAGGGAACGCGTGGCCGGCGCCACGTCGCTGCGGCCGTTGAGCACCTTGGACACGGTCGCCACCGACACGCCGGCCGAAGCCGCGACCGTGGCCAGCGTGGCACGTCTAGGACTGGCCGGCATCGCTTCCCTCCTGCTCTGAGGCCTCCGGGACCTCCGAGACCGTTACGGGGGTGACAAGGCGCCGGTCGTGGCCGACGACCCGGACCGGGCCGGTCAGCCGGACCGTGCCCCAGCATGGCAGGTCGGCCGCCGACGTGCCCACGAACACCTCGATCTCCCCCGGCTCCACGATGCGCCTCAGATCGCGTCCGGTGAAGGCCGTCCGGTCGGCGTGTACCAGGAAGGTCACGCGGGCGCTCGCCCCGGGCTCCAGCCGGACCCTGGCGAACCCGGCCAGCTGCCGGACCGGCCGGGTGACCTGGGCGAGGACGTCGTGCAGGTAGAGCTGGACGACCTCCTCGCCGGCCCGCCCGCCGGTGTTGCGCACGCGGACCGACACGGCGAACTCGCCGTCCGTGGGCACCTCTGCGGCGTCGACGCGCAGGTCGCCGACCTCGAAGGTGGTGTAGGAGGCGCCGTACCCGAACGGGAACAGCGGGGTCGGGTCGAGGTTGCTGATGCCCTGGCTGTTGGTGCCCAGCGGCGGCTGCAGGTAGGTGCCCGGCTGCCCGCCGTGCCCGCGCGGGATCTGCACCGGCAGCCTGCCCGAGGGCTGGACCCGCCCGGACAGCACGCCGGCGATGGCCGCGCCGCCCTCCTCTCCCGGCATGAACGCCTGGACGAGCGCGGCGGCGCCGGCGTGGGCCGCGCCCAGCGCGTACGGGCGGCCGGAGACCACGACCACGACGACCGGCGTGCCCGTGGCGGCGAGCTCGGCCAGCAGGTCCTCCTGGACGCCGGGCAGCCGCAGGTCGTCGGCGTCGCAGCCCTCCCCCGACGTCCCGTGGCCGAACAGCCCGGCGAGGTCGCCCACGGCCACCACGCACAGGTCCGCCTCGCGTGCTGCGGCGGCCGCGGCCGCGAAGCCGGAGCGGTCCTCGCCCTGCACGTCACAGCCCCGCTCGTGGACGAGCTCGGTGTCCGGCAGCTCGGCCCGCAGCGCGTCGAGCAGGCTGGGCGCCTCGACGCCGAGCCCGAGCCCGGGGTGTCGGGGCAGCACGTGGTTGGGGAAGGCGTAGCAGCCCATGAAGGTACGCGGGTCGTCGGCGCACGGCCCGACGACCGCCACCCGCCGCAGCCCCGGCCGCAGCGGCAGCGCGGTCCCGGCGTCCAGCAGCACGATCGACCGCTCGGCCAGCTCGCGCGCCAGCGCCCGGTTGCCCGGCGAGTCGAGGTCCACGGCGGCGGCCGCCGACACGGACTTCTCGGGCGTCCAGTCCGGGTCGAGCAGCCCCAGCTGGACCTTCTGGGTGAGCAGGCGGCGCACCGCCCGGTCGATCAGCGACTCGGGGAGCTCGCCGCCGCGCACCCGCTCGACCAGGTGCTGCCCGAAGCCGAGGGTGTCCGGCAGCTCGACGTCGATCCCGGCGGCCAGCGCCTGCGCGCCCGCCTCGAGGGTGTCGGCGGCGACGTGGTGCATGGTCGCGAGGAACGGGACGGCCCAGTAGTCCGACACGACCGTCCCGGTGAAGCCCCACTCCTCGCGCAGCACCTCGGTCAGCAGCCAGGGGTCCGCCCCGGCGGGCACGCCGTCCACGTCGGAGTAGGAGTTCATCACCGAGCGCGCCCCGCCGAGCGCGATCGCCGTCTCGAACGTCGGCAGGATCATGTCCATCAGCTCGCGCCGCCCCATGGGGACCGGCCCGTGGTTGCGCGCGGCCCGCGAGGCCGAGTATCCGGCGAAGTGCTTGAGCGTGGCGATGATGCCGGCGCTCTCCAGTCCGCGCACGTAGGCGGCGCCGAGCATCGAGACGAGGTACGGGTCCTCACCCATCGTCTCCTCGACCCGGCCCCACCGGTAGTCGCGTACCACGTCCAGGACCGGTGACAGGCCCTGGTGGACGCCCACGGCGGCCATGTCGCGCCCGATCGCGGCCGACATCCGTTCCACCAGCTCAGGATCGAACGTCGCGCCCCACGCGATGGCCGCGGGATAGACGGTCGCCCCGTACGTGGTGAACCCGGTCAGGCACTCCTCGTGGACGATGGCCGGGATCCCGAACCTGGACCGCCCGACCACCTCCCGCTGCAGCCTGACCACCTCGGCGGCGCCCTCCTGCGGAGTCACGGGAGCGCTGCCGTGCACCCGGGTCAGATGCCCGAGCCCGTGCCTGATCGCCTCGTCGAAGGGGACCGTGCCCGAGGCCGCGAACACGTCCTGCATCGGCGCCACGTTCACCGTCTCGGCGTCCTCGATCGGCTCGTGCTGCATGTCGTTGCCGATCCACCGGCTGCCGAGCTGGCCGACCTTCTCCTCCAGGGTCATCTCCGCGAGGAGCGCGTCGACCCTGTCGGACACGGGGAGTGCCGGGTCCTGCCACGGATGAAGCACACCGTCCACCGCGGGCGTCCGATCCAGAGCCGTCATCTGCTGCTCTCCTTCAAGGCGATGTCCACCGTGAGTTTTCGAAATGTTTCGAGGTCGTGAACGTTCCGCGACCGACCTGTGAGCAGGACCTCCTCGGCGCCAGACCACCAGTTGAACGCCGCGCCTGAGTACTTTACACACGCCCTGGCCGGATGGGCAGGTTCGCAGGCACGACGGTCTTGACAGGCACATAGCCGAAACCTAGATTGACGGACCACGCGGTATGTCGCAAATGTTTCGACAGGCT
This genomic interval from Nonomuraea helvata contains the following:
- a CDS encoding carboxymuconolactone decarboxylase family protein, which translates into the protein MQQPDDQDERGGAGHGRIPWHDPRALTAEQRAVYDEIASGPRAAGPFRLTDPEGRLEGPFNAMLIAPGVGGPLQRLGAAIRYATDLPARWREIAILEVAVARRSDFEWYAHERVGRDAGLTGKELAALRSGADAGTFGEAERTVRAACRALVLHRGLDDDLYARAEAALGTARLYELVVLVGYYDTLALSLAAFRTPLPPGEPPVFDEDAGRHPRP
- a CDS encoding LacI family DNA-binding transcriptional regulator, whose amino-acid sequence is MPASPRRATLATVAASAGVSVATVSKVLNGRSDVAPATRSLVESLLREHDYMAPSPRRGPGANGAVAMCTVEVQFDSDLSAYSTEIVQGVVSAGAELGVGVVVSVRKTVDHPASWARDLVAAGRRALVAVTCEQLNDRQLRALSRVQLPLVVIDPLNLQHDQVTSIGSTNFAGGLAATQHLLSLGHRRIAYIGGPATATCNQARLHGYRAAMEAEGVPVPPGYTRFGRFRYQDGMDHGAAVLDLPEPPTAIFAGCDEVALGVMEAARARGLRVPEDLSIVGFDDTQIARMTSPPLTTVRQPLREMGGVALRTALRLADGEKIDSHHVELATELIVRASTADVACAEHA
- a CDS encoding rhomboid family intramembrane serine protease; the encoded protein is MEAKGRTAEIMVAEARKAFWVMVGFLAVIWIVQIPNWLSGYALSYQYGVQPWNLARLPDIVPSAFLHWSWEHIEANSGPLFIFGFLSAYRGVAKFFSVTGLIIVVSGLGEWFTASPQSVGAGASGVVFGYFGYILVRGAFDRHLIDIVVGVVMALCFAYTFAGLLPQEGIGWQAHVFGFVGGVAGGWLFRDRKRPRPAPAAPQQDTRAALLKELDDLGL
- a CDS encoding DUF2306 domain-containing protein, whose product is MTDTKAARLIPAGLLALSFVPVAAGAVRMTELTIGADITPDNARFFAAPVPVILHIVGVTVYGVLGAFQFAPGFRRRRPAWHRVAGRVLVPSGLVAALSGLWMTVFADLPAGDAGLLTGFRLVFGSAMAGCIVLGFAAILRRDVVRHRAWMIRGYAIGMGAGTQAATQLPWILVAGVAPEGVTRALLLGAAWIINLAVAEWVIRRRFPR
- a CDS encoding glycoside hydrolase family 3 N-terminal domain-containing protein, with product MTALDRTPAVDGVLHPWQDPALPVSDRVDALLAEMTLEEKVGQLGSRWIGNDMQHEPIEDAETVNVAPMQDVFAASGTVPFDEAIRHGLGHLTRVHGSAPVTPQEGAAEVVRLQREVVGRSRFGIPAIVHEECLTGFTTYGATVYPAAIAWGATFDPELVERMSAAIGRDMAAVGVHQGLSPVLDVVRDYRWGRVEETMGEDPYLVSMLGAAYVRGLESAGIIATLKHFAGYSASRAARNHGPVPMGRRELMDMILPTFETAIALGGARSVMNSYSDVDGVPAGADPWLLTEVLREEWGFTGTVVSDYWAVPFLATMHHVAADTLEAGAQALAAGIDVELPDTLGFGQHLVERVRGGELPESLIDRAVRRLLTQKVQLGLLDPDWTPEKSVSAAAAVDLDSPGNRALARELAERSIVLLDAGTALPLRPGLRRVAVVGPCADDPRTFMGCYAFPNHVLPRHPGLGLGVEAPSLLDALRAELPDTELVHERGCDVQGEDRSGFAAAAAAAREADLCVVAVGDLAGLFGHGTSGEGCDADDLRLPGVQEDLLAELAATGTPVVVVVVSGRPYALGAAHAGAAALVQAFMPGEEGGAAIAGVLSGRVQPSGRLPVQIPRGHGGQPGTYLQPPLGTNSQGISNLDPTPLFPFGYGASYTTFEVGDLRVDAAEVPTDGEFAVSVRVRNTGGRAGEEVVQLYLHDVLAQVTRPVRQLAGFARVRLEPGASARVTFLVHADRTAFTGRDLRRIVEPGEIEVFVGTSAADLPCWGTVRLTGPVRVVGHDRRLVTPVTVSEVPEASEQEGSDAGQS